TGAGGCAACTAACTGCATCGATTGTGAACGGCCCCACAATTGGGTAACAAGTTGTATCAATTCCGTTAGGCTTCAAAAGTTTATTTGAgctttgataaataaataaaaaaaaacatttatattttttgtacaaaagctataaaattatttaaaaaatcaccaATTTTTTTGGAGCCACATCGGCGTCTATTGCAATTGGTGTAcaatgtgtttgagtgttataAAACTCAGAGTAGTGACTTTAATtcttactaataaaaaaattataaaatgaagtcATATTTCAACCCTATTATTTTGTGGAGCGCGTTTGGTTTGATATGGGTAATGGATTTACCAATGATTTTTgtctataaaaatttatatctttaatTATATCTATAATTGATATATAAAGTTGTCCTATATTGCACTTCACTATAGACTACAAAGCTTAACAGGTCacaattactttcaatttataagAAAGTCCTAAACAATGATATAATGTATAACTTTAAAATTGCTGATGCCATTGACTAAAACTAAACACAAAAAGAAAGATAATTTGTGGGCTTCAGAATCCGTTAGCATATGATTAAAATTGTTTCCTAAAAAAGAAATCAAGTTTATATATGCAATCCACGAAGTCATTAAATTTGATCTAATCCAAAGAACCAAATAGGAACCACTATTATCGTGCCATGTGTAAAAGGAAGGTTTGTAAGTGCGAGAGTTTGGAGgccaattggatgcacattgCAATGGAGTTTTTGGCCTCTTTGCAAAAGAAACAGCTAGTTTTCTTGTTTGTTAAGCATCTAGTCCTTTAGCTTTCATTTCTGTGCAAAAGAAATAGTTACTTTCTTCTTGCACCAAGTTTTTAGAAAGCCAATTATGAAATAACACCACCAAAAAAGAcaactaattttaaattataaaacaataataatcacTTATAGTCAAAAAAATTTCCACCAATTGTATGCTTGAGCATTGTTAGATAATATTTCATTGTTAACAAGCATAACCAAATAAAGAGGTGTCATCATtataaatcttaaaaatatcatttttaatataaattaaaaataaaattctaagtttaatttatatgtattttcaatttaaaacgacaaattataactaattatataaataattttataagtaattataacaaaaattaaatattattaatgatctAACAACTATGATTTATTgatagtataaattttttttaaagcatataaattaaattatataatttagtgatttattaatttatataataaaataagaatttagcAACTTACAAttgtttggtaaaaaaaaacttacaaatgttaaatattttacataatcTCTCAAAATTTTCAATGTTTTGTAGAATGATGAAACACTTGACATTTTTTGTAGCCCACTAAGAATCTTTAACATTAATTAGTACATAAATttgcaatataaaaaaatttcaagttaAAACTATGATAATTATGTAGTGTACATAGCGAGTATAGTACTCTAAAAATTATACTTCATAATTTTCTATTGAACACCTTGTTAATTATTTAactttcatataaattttaattctaatattTCCATATAATGTTATATAAGcaacaaacttatatatatacacacattttttttataaatattatataattttaattatataaatattaaccCATACcaccaattatattttttttttgtatttctaGAAAATCACCTTATGCAGTCGTACATCTCAACAACACTCAGTGCTATCACTGATTTGTGTTTGGATAATGGATTAAGAGTCTTCCAACTTAATATGtggtctaaaataaaaatctaggtctaaaatttcaattaataaagGAGATGCCAAGTTCACGTAATATAAACGATTACTCTTTACCGTTACATTCAGATATAATATATgccaaaaaattgtaaaaatgtATACATTGCATAATATTGAAGGtattatcaaattttttctttcttcgttttgttttttcatttgttcagaTTGTATGGAGGAGCTAATTTCCACAATTTTCAATTATGCAACTTttgaatgaaaattaaaaaagcacttccattttaaattttttaatgaaccAAAAAAGTTTTATAATTGAGCTAAACAAAATTAGATTAGTATGAATgagtcaacaaaaaaaaaagcttatgGTTTAATTTCTTGAGAAGGAAAGGAAAGATTGAACTTTAGAAAGAGATTTTTCCCATTGTTTGCCATGGCGTCACCCAACAAAAGGAACAACATTTGTCACATGAGCATTCCATCATGCACCCTCCTTAGTTTAGACACCTATGACTCTACCACCACATACGTCCACTCAACCATGAACATATTAACACACAACACCCACTCAAAGGGGGCATAAATGAAGGAGGTAACTAATAAACTAATTCAGTTGTTAATTGACTATTTATAACATCATCATGTTATTCATGAACTTAAACACAAAGGAAAGCAAAAACCCATATATGACCTTAATTATTATTGGAGAACGCTCTATGACAATGAATTTTGTGAATTTAAAGTTTCTTATAATTCGAATTAAGTTctctcaaataatttaattttaactaaaatttattaatcaattaagttcAAAGATCACTTAACTTAAAAATACATAACTATGACACAAAtaacttaaatttattattattattattaaaatcataattatttacaaGTAACTAAAATATGTGTTTGTTCAAAAGGGAGTTGGTCAGTTGGATTGCCTGAAATAAATTTAATGGAGCAACAAAATGGATAAGCTTGCAGCTGATGCATTAGTGTGATCATGCACTAAAAAAACTACTCCATTCTCTTTGATAAAGAGACACTCACGCGTTGTTTTGTATATTAATATACACATGGCCAGCCATCGAATGAAGTTTCATATACATGACATTTATGAGGAATTCTCCCAGTAAAATTAGTATTTGAAAATCAGAAAGCCATCCGATGATTTGGGAGAGATCGAGGGACAAAGATCGAGtgatttcaacaaataaaattaatattcactattttatttattttaaatatagtagtATTTGAAAATCCGATTAAGTTTATCTATAGTGAACAACTATAGATTATAAATCGAGTAATATCAACCGTTGATaaacaaattagtgaccgaaataATATGCACATGAATCACCAATTATATGTAGTTATAATCTTAacgtttgatttatttattttaataaccaCTTTTGATGAATCAAATCCTTATATTGGAGAACtcactttaaattttatcatcGCTATTTTACTAACGACATCCATATTTTGTCCTACCTTTCTCTATATCTCCACATTTGCTCTCGCTTTCATGATTCTCTCACGattctaaatattattttctcttattttatcACAAGttactttacttttaaaagtaCAAAGGTCTAAATCCCTATTTTGCTATTACTAGAGTGTAGACCTTGCATCCAATACAAATCCTTCATTTTGATTTGGAATATTTGATATAGAATTTCACTTGTAAATATACGCACTTCTTCTAAGACcgaaaaaattgatatatacttaatcttaaattttataaaactagATACCTTAGTTAATCAGAATTACATACATCAAtttattagttgatttttttttgtttatatttcactCTAAACATAGTATTGAGGAAAATCAAATATAgcaaattgaataatttttttttcttccataaaCTAAGACGAACTAGGCTTAAACATCTAATATTCAGAACCATGATGACAACGACACACCACTTTTCAAAATATGGTGGCATAATAGGAATCAATCAAATTAAGTAATCGTCATTTTATCTAATTGTTGTATTTGTAGCATTGCAggtagagctgtcaatttgacaagccccTTAATTATTGACTTCAACCAACATATTATAGGggcaaaaaaatttataatttaaaaggccccaAAAAGAAaacccctaaaattttgtgggcttagtgccacgttttcaaaaaaaaaaaatcgatttgtttttttaaaataattttgacaattttttttaatttttttgagaaataatttttttcgatatttttaccaataaaaaaaattcaattttttttattcgacaaaaaaattgattttttttgagaatttttgatttatttttctcaccAAATTCttcgagaaaaaaaatatttttaaatatttttcgaaaaaaataaatttcgaaaatttatcaagaaaaaatatcaaaatattgggGCCTATAAGCTCTCTGCCCCTTCTATTaagccccatgaaataatgcgccgagattttgaaaaaattattttgataggggGCCTAATATAAagggtttaataaaaaaaaataaatcaaagagGCCTAGCAGTTAGGGgcttttttgacagctctactCACATATATTCCACCTCTCTACCAAATATCAGTAACCCtttataaaacttatttattCTACTCACATCTATTTCACCTCTCTACCAAATATCAATAACCCTTTCTATTTTCCAAATGCTCTTCTTCTTCATGGCATTCGTCACTGCCACCGCAATCTCTTGCCACTTTTCTCCCTTCAAGTCCAAAATCCTCATTCTTCAATGGAAGAACAATTGCTACCCACNNNNNNNNNNNNNNNNNNNNNNNNNNNNNNNNNNNNNNNNNNNNNNNNNNNNNNNNNNNNNNNNNNNNNNNNNNNNNNNNNTATTCCACCTCTCTACCAAATATCAGTAACCCTTTCTATTTTCCAAATACTCTCCTTCTTCATGGCATTCGTCACTGCCACTGCAACATCTCTTGCCACTTTTCTCCTTTCAAGTCCAAAATCCTCATTCTTCAATGGAAGAACAATTGCTACCCACACCTCCCACATCATCAAATCCACCTCCCATAACAATTCTTCAATCTCCATGTCCCTCAACACACACGATCTTCATTTCTTCAAATTCGAACCCATCGAAGAATCCACCGCCTCTCATGAAATGTCACGCCGTTACATAACATACATGGTTACCTACACCGACGTTGTCATCCTTGGTGCTAGTTCATTCGGTCTCTCATGCGCTTAAGAATTAAGCAAAAACTCTAATATTAGTATAGCCATAATCGAATAATTCGTCAATCCCGGTGGCAGTGCTTGGCTCGGCGGCCAACTCTTCTCTGCCATGGTTGTCCGCAAACCAACTCACCTCTTCCTCGACGAAATTGAAGTTGATTACGACGAACGAGAAGAATAACGTTGTAATCAAACACGCTGCTTTGTTCACTTTAATGATCTTGAGCAAGCTTCTCGTTAGATCTAACGTGAAATTGTTCAATGTTGTTGCTGCTGAGGATCCGAATGTGAAAGAAGGAAGAGTTGGTGGTGTTGTTACAAATTGGGCTTTGGTTTCAATGAATCATGATATATAGTCTTGTATGAACCCTCATGTTATGGAAGCCAAGGTTGTTGTGAGTTCTTGTGGACATGATGGTCCTTTTGGTGCTAGTGGCTTAAAAATGCTTGAGTGTGTTTGTATGATTGACTTTGTTCTTGGAATAAATTCACTTGACATGAATACCAGTGAAGATGCTATTGTTCGTCTTACTAAGGAGATTGTTCCTGGTATGGAAGTTGTTGAAATGTATGGAACTCCAAGAGTGGTAAGCTTCTTTGTTTTCGGTTCAAGGTTAATTACTGTGTTTGGTTCCTATATGATAATAATTGATACTAGTTGATTTTGACTTAAGTAATTTTTATGAAATAGATGTTAAATACTTTGAAAgtaaagttatttatattaggtatgtttaaaataaagaataataatttttatctatTTCAAAACAATAATTGTTTTTGTGGGTATGTATatcaataaatttgaaaaatattctaGGTATCATAGAAGCTAAATATAtttgcttttaaaaaatttattttgtgatttaaATCAATTCTAAAGTTGGAAGTCAAACATAATAACCATTTAtggttaaattaaattatgtttgatTTAACCAAATATGATTCTAGGAGTTAATGTGTGTGTAAATAATGTAGGCTTGGACAATTTTGTGTGTAATGATATATTGAGTTAATGTTGTGCAGGAACtagaatttttgtttataatctaccaaataaaataatattttgtttataggCTTGTTTGTACAATTTTGATTTAGGAAGTGATTAAAGTAATGTCGAAATTAATATCAggttttttttagatattttcaaCTGCAAGTTGATTGGTTTTAATGCAATTAATTTGAAGATGGTAAGAAACATTTGGTTAAGATGTGATAACGATTTTGTTGGTGATTTTTGTAGAGTCCAACATTTGGAGCTATGATGATATCAAGACAGAAGGCAGCTCATTTGGTATTGAAGGTATTGGGGAAGAACAATGCAATTAATGAAACATCAGTTAAATCGATttagtttttagtttatttttcatttgcttTTCTTCTGCATGTGATTTGAACTCAATAATGAATAAAGAAAATGCGAATGAAATGATCACACATGTGTGTCACTCAagagtatatttttttcatatatgtaTTTAGACAAACAAATTGTCAGAACATGTAGCAATTTACCCAATCCAAGTAAAATCAAGCCATAAATAACCACCATACAATTCAAAATGTAAGCACGTGTTATGGAAGtaaactttgaataaatatctttatatatttttggactttacaataattttaatacaaaaacaagtcaaaattaatatttaaaatatttaattaactttttcaaGCACCTCTACGATAAACATCTCTATAAAATTTAGTTACTTAAactttatttatcaaattttaaacatagtttcttttttattgagAATGGAAAGATTAAGACACAATAATTTGAATAAAGTACCCATTATGTGTAGGTAAAAACCCGATGTATGTGTATGGGTATAGGCATGGGTAATTATCAATGCACCCTGCCTGCACCCGCATAAAATTGAATCAACTTTTTCAAGAGGTGAATTCAGCATCAAGACGGGAAATTCTCGATTGGGTTCTTCTTATGGAAGCTTATCACACTCTCCTATGGGAAAATTTTCATCTGGGTGTGAAAATCCAGTTCTTGAAATTGAAACCATTAATAATACTCATGGAGTATTCAATGGGTGTCTTTCTGCAAGTGAAATAGAGCTATCAGAAGATTAGGGATTGATGTTGGGTTGTTcacatttttgtctttttgatgGTATATTAGTGAATGAAAAATGACAATAATGAAGTTGAGAGTGGGGACAACCGTTCAAAGTAAAAACAATTTTCATCCATTCAAATTATATCCACATCTCTTTATAAAACCTATTTATTCTACTTACATTGCAGACGAGgatgaaaatttgaaactttagaGTTTCTAACCCTTTATTAAGGTTTCATATTTGGATTTGGATTATTTACAACGATAGAATGGTATTATGATTGTATGACACATAAGATTTAAAGAGATAAGAAAATCATGTTTCACTGGTAGAAGATCCAATTTTGTTACTAgtctaatcttttttttttacaagttttACCTTTGAGAAAATAATTTAGCAAAAGTATTCCTCAACACTTCATGGTAGAAGATCCAATTTTTTTACCTTTGTAAAATGGACCCaaaagtattttgaattttttttatggaacaAGTATTTTGAATTTGGGAGGTAgatatttcataattattattttagagttaaatttattttaacccAGTATAAATGTTCTCGTAGTTTAGTCTTTGAAGTTTTACCTGCCTTCAAAGAATTGAAAGCCCAAACAAACCTCAGTTTTTACGTTCTCACACAAAAAGTCAAAAAGTAATATCATTTTTATGTAATAAATGTTGATTTCTCTCTGCCTATCTTGGTATGATATTTTGATGCATCTTTTTCATAATCACATTGATCCCCTCAGATTAGAATCCAGGTTTTTTCAAGTTGGGAAATTTTCTGTGCCACCGAATAGAAAAAGACATGGCCACCTCACACCTGGTCTCATCCAGCACAACAATATCTTTTTCATTCACTTTGattctttcataaaaaatacattcCAGCCCCTCATTCCCGAAGTTTCTGTAGGGGGGTCGTGCTGAAAACTttgattaaacaaaataatgtaattagaaaatattattaggAAAAATGTGCATCTTACCCTCAAGGATTTTAGAGACTCTCAACGATTTTCATTGAGCCTAATTTGGGAAGCACATACTCATAAGATAACCCCATAAGTAACATATGGCAACTCAAAAAGCTCCTTGCTCCTTACCACATTAGTAATTCCATTTATACTCAGAAAGCCATAAGCATATTAAACTTCACTTCTTTCTACTAAAATGATGCTTTTATACAAAACTCAATACACTATGTGCATATCACGCTATAATACATggaataaagaaaatattcaatagaaaaaaaatcaatatactACTAATTTTACATTTTCCTGCCGAGCCAATATTTCCAATTCTTCTGTGCCACATCTATTTCGATTTCATTGCACTGTAGTAAGCATGGTCAATGCTGTTACATACTTGCAACTTCTCCAAAGGACTTTACCCTCACTGGAAAATGTCAAGATGAATAGAACGTCTATAGCCTGGAAAAGTAAAGAATTATTGATCAATCTCTGAGAAAATTGTGATCCTTTGGTGATGTTAACTTCCCTCCAAATCCTGCTTGACGCATCACCTCTGCAATATAAGCTTGACATTGTCATGTTTCcagaaaataataacattctAAAACTCAATAACTCCAACAAAAATAGAGAGAAATTAAGAAAGGAGCAACAAATAATAGGTCATGGTTCTCAGACAGCTTTGAATTCAGGTATATGGAGATGACCTATAATTCAAGACAAAACATGAAGTCATCAAACTTCAATACTTTATTTGGCATAATGTTTCTGGATTGAAGTTTGATGacttcaatcaaagaaacctgCTTAGATTTTTTAGGAACATCCCCTcctaaaattttgattttgaaaatatcattttgtcatcaccatttttttattattactataaccAAGTTTCATACAAGGAGgcattttgttagaaaaaagattttaaaaaaatgatgcCTGTTTAGGGTGTACTACGCCTTTAACAAAGTAAAAAAGAActaataaacaataataaacagCTAAATGCTTGATGCTCAGATGGGCAACTTCCTAAGCTAACACTTCAGGACTAATATGCTATAAATTGAACCTCCGAATAATGTTATGCACATCTAGGAGTACcacaaacaaaaaatgaaacgAGTTCCAAACTTCTGGCTATACTCCCGGCAGATCAGTTAGTTATTGACAACATTgaatatttcatatattttgaataatgtTTCCCTTCAAGTTCAAGGTCGGCCAACTATCCAAAATTTTCTAAGCATATATACTCTTAACTAGTTCAATCTGACATTTTAGTATTAGGACTAGCCTTTTAGGCTAAAAGATAGATCCCCTATAATAAGGAAGTCAAACTCTCAATGTGAATTTCATAGGACTTTGTATTTTGTAATGCTTGCAATCTCTTTCAAGTTCTTTCCAGCATTTCTAATGCTTCCCCCATAGTAGCTCATCCAGGCTCTTCTAAAGGTGATTTTAGTATTTCCATAACTATTTTATAAAGCAAGGAGAACTAGCATATGTAAAGCCCAAAAGGTTAAATGGAAAATGGGACAGTCCCTGCGCCTAGAGGAGAGAAAAAAGGAAACTGCATTATTTAGTTgccaagaaaacaaaaaacttgCCTCGCGTCTGCTCAAGCTCTTCGGCAAGTTCTTCTTTCCATTTCCTTTGTCTATCAGAGAAGCTTGAGCTGCAGATGAAAACAACTTCAATTTCAGTATGCAGGTAGATTAAACAAAGGTCCGCCAGCCACTGTGAAGCACCAAATACAAACCTAACACTAGATGATCCCAGCTCAGCATCATAAAGAGTCTCCTTTGATTCATTAAGCTCGGATGGCTGAATTTCCTGCAAAGGTCTACTATGAGCAGTCACACCACTAAGCTTAGTAACATATTTTCTGTGGTTCTCAGGGCTTGTTGCATTGGCAATGCTAGCCATTGAAAATCTTCGTTTAGCTTGACTAGGAGACCtgctttttaatattaaatttgagaCATCTGAAATAACTTTACTCTGTGCAACAGCAACAGGAGCATGAGGAATGGCTGCATTAGATTTGCCTAAGAATTCTTCATAAAGAGGTGTTTGGAGCTTCTTCAGTTCAAAGGCCTAATGTAAatcatcaaagaaaaaaaaacagtttataATTCCAACAATGTAACATTTAAAGAGAAATGCAAGAAAACAAATGGCTATTGAGTACTACTACATTGAAAGTCAACATATATGTGATTTGGTCTCATACTAAAATAGAACCTTATCATCCAAGAAAGCTCTAATTTTGGACTCTGTGACTTCATCGTCGTCTTCAACTGCAAGAGGTTCACTTGAAAATGAGAACTCATTATCGGCATTAGGAGATGGTTCGGGACTCATAGTTTTCTTGATAGTTTGATCTGGGGACAAGTTCAGTCTGCTTTTCTTCAAATTTAGTGTTTCATCAAACTTGCAAGGCCAGTCATCCTCCACAGGTTCGCACATTGGATTGAAACTCTATTTCAGTGATTATATCAGCCATTCAGCCAAGTGTTCAACAAATACTAATCATGAAATATCTAAACAGtggaaaaatgagaaaaaaattggCACCTTAATGTCGTCAACAGCAAGTAGGGATTTAGATTTTACTGATGAAGCAACGAAAAAATCATCTTTATCATCCATCTGACACATGTCATCATCATAGTTGTCTGATTTTATAAGATTTGCATGATATACAGTCGAGAACCTTAAACTATCCATCTGACAAACATCCTTTAGGCCTGTGCATGTTGATCCTTGGATAGAAACCAAACTGCAGAACAGAAGAGAAGTTGATGCTCCATCCCCATGAGAATCCACAAACAACAAATGTTATCCAGTATACTTACAAGTTTCTAGAGTTCATCCCATTTGTTGCCATCTGATTGCAAGAGTCCTAGATATTGGAAAAATAAACAGTTATAAAAAGTAAGAAGTTGTGAATATGGTCTGTGTTTACATTGTATAAACTCGCACTAGAGATACTAACCCTGATCGAACTGCATGATATTGAATGAGATTCTGGATACTCACAGGTAATGAATGGATGCTGCAGATAATAGGTACAATCACTATAATGTTTTTGAAGGAAAGCTAAGTTAAAGGAGCAAACAAATTCAAATGTCTGTAATTGTAATTGAATATTACGTAAGTTGGCTGAAGAGGAGGAAGATGTGCAAAATACCAGTAACAAGTCTGATGCAGAAGGTCTTAAATTTGGTTCCCTGCCACCACAAATTGATGGGTAATGATTAGAACTTAAATGTTAAATTGTTTCACTGGCCTTTTTAAAGCAAATGCAGTCAggataaaatagtgttgttatAATCAAATGTGAATGGTAAAAGCGTTTTATATGTACTTGTGAAAGCATTTCAGCAAAAAGTCCTTTGCCTCAGTAGAGAGATGTTCAGGTATGGGTGGGTGAGATCTAGTTGTCCCAATGTAGAAAAGAGCTGAAacctaaaagaaaaataagctTCAGCAAAAACATTTCAAAGAACAAAGTtgcagagagagagagagagagatagcaACTTATGAAAGTACGTAATAAAATTAGATTGCTAAGCAAACTTGAACTTAAAGCGCGTACCTCCTGAGGATACTGTTGACTCCATGGAGGCTTTCCTGTGGCCATCTCTATCACAGTGCATGCAACACTCCATATATCAGCAGAGCTAATAAATCATAAGTTAGGTTCCGTCCCAAAAATCAgttgtaattataataaaatcttGTGACCCAAAACAAAGAACATGTGTTCATCTTATTGGTGAGGTCAGATCCTATTGAAACCTGACCACTTGAAACTCAAAAGGGGCAGAAAAAGGTTTGCAGATGAGTAAAATATTAAGAAAGGATAGAAACAATAATATACAAATAGAAACTAGTTTTCAGTGATCTTAGCTTTAGAAGTGGACTGCACTTTCTGGAATTCGTTATTGTGATGGCTTAACTATCCTGATTGACCCATAGATAGAAAAGTTGCTCTAGAATTGAAGGGGAAGGGCAAAAGAaagaataacataaaaaattcaCGCAACTAACACTCTTCCCCAACCACCCAAAAGTCTATATTACTATTGTTT
The genomic region above belongs to Cicer arietinum cultivar CDC Frontier isolate Library 1 chromosome 4, Cicar.CDCFrontier_v2.0, whole genome shotgun sequence and contains:
- the LOC101503845 gene encoding mitogen-activated protein kinase kinase kinase NPK1-like — translated: MHDFFGSIRRSLVFATPPSHADDGPFAGIANKIGSAIRKSRIGLKPPSPPPIRWRKGELIGSGAFGRVYMGMNLDSGELIAVKQVLIEPGIAFKENTQANIRELEEEVKLLKNLKHPNIVRYLGTAREEDSLNILLEFVPGGSISSLLGKFGSFPESVIRMYTTQILQGLEYLHNNRIIHRDIKGANILVDNKGCIKLADFGASRKVVELATMNGAKSMKGTPHWMSPEVILQTGYTTSADIWSVACTVIEMATGKPPWSQQYPQEVSALFYIGTTRSHPPIPEHLSTEAKDFLLKCFHKEPNLRPSASDLLLHPFITCEYPESHSISCSSIRDSCNQMATNGMNSRNFLVSIQGSTCTGLKDVCQMDSLRFSTVYHANLIKSDNYDDDMCQMDDKDDFFVASSVKSKSLLAVDDIKSFNPMCEPVEDDWPCKFDETLNLKKSRLNLSPDQTIKKTMSPEPSPNADNEFSFSSEPLAVEDDDEVTESKIRAFLDDKAFELKKLQTPLYEEFLGKSNAAIPHAPVAVAQSKVISDVSNLILKSRSPSQAKRRFSMASIANATSPENHRKYVTKLSGVTAHSRPLQEIQPSELNESKETLYDAELGSSSVSSSFSDRQRKWKEELAEELEQTREVMRQAGFGGKLTSPKDHNFLRD